One genomic window of Micrococcus flavus includes the following:
- a CDS encoding FAS1-like dehydratase domain-containing protein gives MSDPQTLAGRTYPPAPPYQVGREAVRAFADAVQARHPAHHDVEAARALGHADVVAPPTFAVVVAQRAEAAVVADPEAGIDFSRVVHADERFVHHRPIVAGDELTGTVRIHAVKELGGNRMVTTVTEITDAGGAPVADVTSTLLVRGEES, from the coding sequence GTGAGCGACCCCCAGACCCTCGCCGGGCGCACCTATCCGCCGGCGCCCCCGTACCAGGTCGGCCGTGAGGCCGTGCGCGCGTTCGCGGACGCCGTGCAGGCCCGGCATCCCGCCCACCACGACGTCGAGGCCGCCCGCGCTCTCGGGCACGCCGACGTCGTCGCGCCCCCCACGTTCGCCGTGGTCGTGGCCCAGCGCGCCGAGGCGGCCGTGGTGGCGGACCCCGAGGCGGGGATCGACTTCTCCCGCGTGGTGCACGCGGACGAGCGCTTCGTCCACCACCGGCCGATCGTCGCGGGGGACGAGCTGACCGGCACCGTCCGCATCCACGCGGTCAAGGAGCTCGGCGGCAACCGGATGGTCACCACCGTCACGGAGATCACCGACGCCGGCGGCGCCCCCGTCGCCGACGTCACGTCCACCCTGCTGGTCCGGGGAGAGGAGTCCTGA
- a CDS encoding winged helix-turn-helix domain-containing protein, protein MTRLLMLTRAARAVEVLPALDLLTHEVRVAQPRAALVPAHPDVEAVLLDATAALADARTVARDVSTLCPQVPVLAVLTEGALTAVGPEWSLADVVLASAGPAEVDARIRLLRVPGAGPGPAPDDRPLTAGGLEVDAAGYRARVDGRSLNLTFREFELLKHLVQSPGRVFTREQLLQEVWGYDYFGGTRTVDVHVRRLRAKLGADHEQLIVTVRNVGYRFAPRGDAGETAAGSPT, encoded by the coding sequence ATGACCCGTCTGCTCATGCTCACCCGGGCGGCCCGCGCCGTCGAGGTGCTGCCCGCCCTCGACCTGCTCACCCACGAGGTGCGCGTGGCGCAGCCCCGCGCCGCCCTGGTCCCCGCCCATCCCGATGTCGAGGCGGTCCTTCTCGACGCCACCGCGGCCCTGGCGGACGCGCGGACGGTGGCCCGGGACGTGTCCACGCTGTGCCCGCAGGTGCCCGTCCTGGCCGTCCTGACCGAGGGGGCCCTGACGGCGGTCGGACCGGAGTGGTCCCTGGCCGACGTCGTGCTGGCCTCCGCCGGACCCGCCGAGGTGGATGCCCGCATCCGACTCCTGCGCGTCCCCGGCGCGGGCCCGGGCCCGGCCCCGGACGACCGGCCCTTGACGGCGGGCGGGCTCGAGGTGGACGCGGCAGGCTATCGGGCCCGCGTGGACGGGCGCTCCCTGAACCTGACCTTCCGGGAGTTCGAGCTGCTCAAGCACCTCGTGCAGAGTCCCGGCCGGGTGTTCACGCGGGAGCAGCTGCTCCAGGAGGTGTGGGGCTACGACTACTTCGGGGGCACCCGCACCGTGGACGTGCATGTGCGACGTCTGCGCGCCAAGCTCGGCGCAGATCACGAGCAGCTGATCGTGACGGTCCGCAACGTGGGCTACCGGTTCGCCCCGCGGGGCGATGCCGGCGAGACCGCGGCCGGCTCCCCCACCTAG
- a CDS encoding thymidylate synthase: protein MARVSIPTPYEDLLADVLENGAVTTDRTGTGTRSVFGRQLRFDLAESFPLITTKRVHFRSVALELLWFLRGESNVRWLQERGVTIWDEWADEDGELGPVYGVQWRSWPTPDGGHIDQIARVVEQIRANPHSRRHIVTAWNPAEVDEMALPPCHALFQFHVTPDPDGGPGRLSCQLYQRSADLFLGVPFNIASYALLTVMVAEQTGLTPGELIWTGGDCHIYANHEDQVREQLSREPYPYPRLRLRRTPASIFDYEYEDIEVLDYRHHPAISAPVAV, encoded by the coding sequence GTGGCGCGGGTGAGCATCCCCACCCCCTACGAGGACCTGCTGGCCGACGTCCTGGAGAACGGCGCCGTCACGACCGACCGCACCGGCACGGGCACGCGCAGCGTGTTCGGGCGGCAGCTGCGCTTCGACCTCGCCGAGTCGTTCCCGCTGATCACCACCAAGCGGGTGCACTTCCGGTCCGTGGCCCTCGAGCTGCTGTGGTTCCTGCGCGGCGAGTCCAACGTGCGCTGGCTCCAGGAGCGCGGGGTCACCATCTGGGACGAGTGGGCGGACGAGGACGGCGAGCTCGGCCCCGTCTACGGCGTGCAGTGGCGGTCCTGGCCCACCCCCGACGGCGGGCACATCGACCAGATCGCGAGGGTCGTCGAGCAGATCCGCGCGAACCCGCACTCGCGCCGACACATCGTGACGGCGTGGAACCCGGCCGAGGTGGACGAGATGGCCCTGCCGCCCTGCCACGCGCTCTTCCAGTTCCACGTCACCCCGGACCCCGACGGCGGCCCCGGCCGCCTGTCCTGCCAGCTGTACCAGCGCTCGGCGGACCTCTTCCTCGGGGTGCCGTTCAACATCGCCTCGTATGCCCTGCTCACCGTGATGGTCGCCGAGCAGACGGGCCTGACCCCCGGCGAGCTGATCTGGACCGGCGGGGACTGCCACATCTACGCCAACCACGAGGACCAGGTGCGCGAGCAGCTCTCCCGGGAGCCGTACCCGTACCCGCGGCTGCGGCTGCGCCGGACCCCGGCGTCGATCTTCGACTACGAGTACGAGGACATCGAGGTCCTCGACTACCGCCACCACCCCGCCATCTCCGCCCCGGTAGCCGTCTGA
- a CDS encoding NF038396 family protein, giving the protein MNDDGPGLLTPQALTFLALVAFPVLAFACAVLGLILVLQGKTVGGLVFLLVLTQLSAVGGLITWNRRKRSRGR; this is encoded by the coding sequence ATGAACGACGACGGTCCCGGCCTGCTCACCCCGCAGGCCCTGACGTTCCTGGCGCTCGTGGCGTTCCCGGTGCTCGCGTTCGCGTGCGCCGTGCTGGGCCTGATCCTCGTGCTGCAGGGGAAGACGGTGGGCGGTCTGGTGTTCCTGCTGGTCCTCACGCAGCTGTCCGCGGTGGGCGGTCTCATCACCTGGAACCGGCGGAAGAGGTCCCGCGGCCGCTGA
- a CDS encoding MaoC/PaaZ C-terminal domain-containing protein produces MSESTAARPVLAELEKGQAIGSRRVPLTRADLIAYAAASGDHNPIHWNQTFAESVGLPGVIAHGMLTMGAAVQLVTDWAGDPGAVVDYQTRFTAMVPVEDTTGRIGDDGAPVPGSVLEVSGVVGAVDAAAGTVRIDLTVNDPAQDKPRVLTKAQAVVRLAEPEETEEEHA; encoded by the coding sequence ATGAGCGAGTCCACCGCCGCCCGTCCCGTCCTGGCCGAGCTGGAGAAGGGGCAGGCCATCGGCTCCCGCCGGGTCCCGCTGACCCGTGCGGACCTGATCGCCTACGCCGCCGCCTCGGGAGACCACAACCCCATCCACTGGAACCAGACCTTCGCCGAGTCGGTCGGCCTGCCGGGTGTGATCGCCCACGGCATGCTCACCATGGGCGCTGCCGTGCAGCTGGTCACCGACTGGGCGGGGGACCCGGGCGCCGTCGTGGACTACCAGACCCGCTTCACCGCCATGGTCCCGGTCGAGGACACCACGGGCCGCATCGGCGACGACGGCGCGCCCGTGCCCGGGTCCGTCCTGGAGGTCTCGGGCGTCGTGGGCGCGGTGGACGCCGCGGCCGGGACGGTGCGGATCGACCTCACCGTGAACGACCCCGCACAGGACAAGCCCCGCGTTCTGACGAAGGCGCAGGCCGTGGTGCGCCTGGCGGAGCCCGAGGAGACCGAGGAGGAGCACGCGTGA
- a CDS encoding UDP-N-acetylmuramate dehydrogenase translates to MSERLADHTTTRVGGPARAWVTARTEAEALEAVRAADAAGDPLFVLGGGSNTLMADAGFDGTVVRLAFDGIEVLREDGGDVLVRVAAGHAWDEAVAWTVEQGLGGVEALSGIPGSAGATPVQNVGAYGADVSQVLVSLRAWDRQAPGGGAVVELGADELRFGYRDSIIKRSMVEGGAPSPRWIVLSIDLRLRRAAAGAEPTAPVRYAQLARALGVEEGSHATLRTVREQVLALRASKGMVWDEADRDTWSTGSYFTNPIVPAAVRASLPEGAPAFAAGTAEDGTELVKLSAAWLIDHAGFGKGFGLPDAEPREGDVDGRGPDGAGLAGGRASLSTKHTLAVTNRGDASTEDVLTIARAVRDGVKARYGVDLHHEPMIIGTAL, encoded by the coding sequence GTGAGCGAGCGCCTGGCCGACCACACCACCACCCGCGTCGGCGGGCCCGCCCGCGCGTGGGTGACCGCCCGCACCGAGGCCGAGGCCCTCGAGGCCGTGCGCGCCGCGGACGCCGCCGGCGACCCCCTGTTCGTCCTCGGGGGCGGCTCCAACACCCTGATGGCGGACGCCGGCTTCGACGGCACCGTCGTGCGTCTGGCCTTCGACGGGATCGAGGTGCTCCGCGAGGACGGCGGGGACGTCCTCGTCCGCGTGGCCGCCGGCCACGCCTGGGACGAGGCCGTGGCCTGGACCGTGGAGCAGGGCCTCGGCGGGGTCGAGGCGCTCTCCGGGATCCCCGGATCCGCGGGCGCCACCCCCGTCCAGAACGTCGGGGCGTACGGGGCGGACGTGTCCCAGGTGCTCGTGTCCCTGCGCGCGTGGGACCGGCAGGCCCCCGGGGGAGGGGCCGTGGTGGAGCTGGGCGCGGACGAGCTGCGCTTCGGGTACCGCGACTCGATCATCAAGCGCTCGATGGTGGAGGGCGGCGCCCCGAGTCCGCGGTGGATCGTCCTCTCGATCGACCTGCGTCTGCGCCGCGCCGCCGCCGGCGCCGAGCCCACGGCCCCCGTGCGCTACGCCCAGCTGGCCCGGGCCCTCGGCGTGGAGGAGGGCTCGCACGCCACCCTGCGGACCGTCCGGGAGCAGGTGCTGGCGCTGCGTGCGTCCAAGGGCATGGTGTGGGACGAGGCGGACCGGGACACGTGGTCCACCGGCTCCTACTTCACCAATCCCATCGTCCCCGCCGCGGTGCGCGCGTCCCTGCCGGAGGGCGCCCCGGCGTTCGCCGCCGGCACCGCCGAGGACGGCACGGAACTCGTGAAGCTGTCGGCCGCGTGGCTGATCGACCACGCCGGCTTCGGCAAGGGCTTCGGCCTGCCGGACGCGGAACCCCGCGAGGGGGACGTGGACGGCCGCGGCCCGGACGGCGCCGGCCTGGCCGGGGGCCGCGCGTCGCTGTCCACCAAGCACACGCTCGCCGTGACCAACCGGGGGGACGCGTCCACGGAGGACGTGCTCACCATCGCACGCGCGGTGCGGGACGGGGTGAAGGCCCGCTACGGCGTGGACCTGCACCACGAGCCGATGATCATCGGCACCGCCCTCTGA
- a CDS encoding GntR family transcriptional regulator, with product MTAAAGAALEVDLRSPVPPFEQLRAQIADRVAQGVLTPGTRLPPVRSLAADLGLAAGTVARAYKELEGDGVVVTAGRRGTVVAPAPPTASADAVDAAVARAVALARGAGWDRSRVLEAMKRAWEG from the coding sequence GTGACCGCCGCCGCGGGGGCCGCCCTCGAGGTGGACCTGCGCTCCCCCGTCCCGCCGTTCGAGCAGCTGCGCGCCCAGATCGCCGACCGCGTCGCCCAGGGCGTCCTGACGCCCGGCACGCGCCTGCCTCCGGTCCGGTCGCTGGCCGCGGACCTGGGCCTGGCCGCCGGCACGGTGGCCCGGGCCTACAAGGAGCTGGAGGGCGACGGCGTCGTGGTGACCGCCGGGCGACGCGGGACCGTGGTGGCGCCGGCGCCGCCGACCGCGAGCGCGGACGCGGTGGACGCCGCGGTGGCGCGTGCGGTGGCCCTCGCGCGCGGGGCCGGCTGGGACCGCAGTCGCGTGCTCGAGGCCATGAAGCGGGCATGGGAGGGCTGA
- the mshD gene encoding mycothiol synthase produces MPETSASPAVHVPRPEEVPAVLALADRVQAADGHPPLNDQTRAVLARGGQRWWGVTRDADGTLTGAAALVPEAAEDGPGVVELAVDPAHRRAGLGGALAAAAARAVRDRDEGAETSAWAHGDLPGSAALARRHGLEAARELRRMRIDAAGLADLPPAVLPAGVRIRPFAPGRDEDTWLGLNADAFADHPEQGSLTRADLEARMAQEWFSAEGLLLAEDEDGTAVGYHWTKVTDDAGGEPEGEVYAVGVSPAAQGRGLGRTLTLAGLHHMAERSVAGVDLYVDAGNVPAVRLYDSLGFVLAAADVQYRPAAG; encoded by the coding sequence ATGCCTGAGACCTCCGCCTCCCCCGCCGTGCACGTCCCCCGCCCCGAGGAGGTCCCGGCCGTCCTGGCCCTCGCCGACCGGGTCCAGGCCGCGGACGGGCACCCGCCGCTGAACGACCAGACCCGTGCCGTGCTGGCCCGGGGCGGCCAGCGCTGGTGGGGGGTCACCCGCGACGCCGACGGGACGCTGACGGGGGCGGCCGCCCTGGTGCCCGAGGCGGCGGAGGACGGGCCCGGCGTCGTGGAGCTGGCCGTGGACCCCGCGCACCGGCGCGCGGGGCTGGGGGGCGCGCTCGCCGCGGCCGCCGCCCGCGCCGTCCGGGATCGCGACGAGGGCGCGGAGACCAGCGCGTGGGCGCACGGGGACCTCCCCGGCTCCGCCGCGCTGGCCCGGCGGCACGGCCTGGAGGCGGCGCGGGAGCTGCGACGGATGCGGATCGACGCCGCGGGCCTCGCGGACCTGCCGCCGGCCGTGCTGCCGGCGGGCGTACGGATCCGCCCGTTCGCGCCGGGGCGGGACGAGGACACGTGGCTGGGGCTCAACGCCGACGCCTTCGCCGACCACCCGGAGCAGGGCTCGCTGACCCGCGCGGACCTCGAGGCCCGCATGGCCCAGGAGTGGTTCTCCGCGGAGGGGCTGCTGCTGGCCGAGGACGAGGACGGCACGGCCGTGGGCTACCACTGGACCAAGGTCACCGACGACGCCGGCGGGGAGCCGGAGGGCGAGGTGTACGCCGTCGGGGTGTCCCCGGCCGCGCAGGGTCGCGGGCTGGGTCGGACGCTCACCCTGGCCGGCCTGCACCACATGGCGGAGCGGTCGGTGGCCGGCGTCGACCTGTATGTGGACGCGGGCAACGTCCCGGCCGTGCGGCTGTACGACTCCCTGGGCTTCGTGCTCGCCGCGGCGGACGTCCAGTACCGGCCCGCGGCGGGGTGA
- a CDS encoding dihydrofolate reductase codes for MIWAQTPERVIGRDGTMPWHLPEDLAHFKARTLGHPVIMGRRTWESFPARFRPLPGRTNIVVSRTLAALAEDGPDARTAGAVVVPDFGAALAAADEADGLDLVWVIGGATLYEQALDVATLAEVTVIDTDADGDTHAPALDARWHLVGADPAPDDWHTASNGLRHRFERWERDA; via the coding sequence ATGATCTGGGCGCAGACCCCCGAGCGGGTGATCGGCCGGGACGGGACCATGCCCTGGCACCTGCCTGAGGACCTCGCCCACTTCAAGGCGCGCACCCTCGGCCACCCCGTGATCATGGGCCGACGCACGTGGGAGTCCTTCCCCGCGCGCTTCCGCCCCCTGCCCGGGCGCACCAACATCGTGGTCTCCCGCACCCTCGCCGCACTGGCGGAGGACGGGCCCGACGCGCGGACGGCGGGCGCCGTCGTCGTCCCCGACTTCGGCGCGGCCCTGGCCGCCGCCGACGAGGCCGACGGCCTGGACCTGGTGTGGGTGATCGGCGGGGCGACCCTCTATGAGCAGGCCCTGGACGTGGCCACGCTCGCCGAGGTCACCGTGATCGACACGGACGCCGACGGCGACACCCACGCTCCCGCCCTGGACGCGCGCTGGCACCTGGTCGGGGCGGACCCCGCCCCGGACGACTGGCACACCGCCTCCAACGGCCTGCGGCATCGCTTCGAACGCTGGGAGAGGGACGCATGA
- the asd gene encoding aspartate-semialdehyde dehydrogenase → MTDTASAAVTAADPAAVPTVGIVGWRGMVGSVLMQRMAEEGDFARIRPVFFSTSAAGGPAPTFDGMAGDPGALQDAFDVDVLKALPIIVTAQGGDYTKDVYPRLRAAGWDGIWIDAASTLRMEDSSVIVLDPVNRPVIDAALAGGVKEFIGGNCTVSCMLMGLGGLFREGLVEWGTAMTYQAASGGGAQHMRELLTQYAALGGVVAEELADPSSAILEIDRKVTELQRGGLDASRFGVPLGGSLIPWIDADLGNGVSREEQKAYDETNKVLGLRGEERIPFDSLCVRVGAMRSHSQALTLKLTRDVPIDEITEIVANGTAWAQVVPNEKEASMRDLTPVAASGTLQIPVGRLRKMKMGPEYLSAFTVGDQLLWGAAEPLRRMLMIATGNL, encoded by the coding sequence ATGACTGACACCGCCTCCGCCGCCGTGACCGCCGCCGACCCGGCCGCCGTGCCCACCGTGGGCATCGTGGGCTGGCGCGGCATGGTGGGCTCCGTCCTGATGCAGCGCATGGCCGAGGAGGGCGACTTCGCCCGGATCCGGCCCGTCTTCTTCTCCACCTCCGCCGCGGGCGGGCCCGCGCCGACCTTCGACGGCATGGCCGGGGACCCCGGCGCCCTGCAGGACGCCTTCGACGTGGACGTGCTGAAGGCCCTGCCGATCATCGTGACCGCCCAGGGCGGCGACTACACGAAGGACGTGTACCCGCGGCTGCGCGCCGCCGGCTGGGACGGGATCTGGATCGACGCCGCCTCCACCCTGCGCATGGAGGACTCCTCCGTGATCGTGCTGGACCCGGTGAACCGCCCCGTGATCGACGCGGCCCTGGCCGGCGGCGTGAAGGAGTTCATCGGCGGCAACTGCACCGTGTCCTGCATGCTCATGGGCCTGGGCGGGCTGTTCCGCGAGGGGCTCGTGGAGTGGGGCACCGCCATGACCTACCAGGCGGCCTCCGGCGGCGGCGCCCAGCACATGCGGGAGCTGCTGACCCAGTACGCCGCCCTGGGCGGCGTCGTGGCGGAGGAGCTGGCGGACCCGTCGTCGGCGATCCTCGAGATCGACCGCAAGGTCACCGAGCTGCAGCGCGGCGGACTGGACGCCAGCCGCTTCGGGGTGCCCCTGGGGGGCTCACTCATCCCGTGGATCGACGCGGACCTCGGGAACGGCGTGTCCCGCGAGGAGCAGAAGGCCTACGACGAGACCAACAAGGTGCTCGGCCTGCGCGGGGAGGAGCGCATCCCGTTCGACTCGCTGTGCGTGCGCGTGGGCGCCATGCGCTCCCACTCCCAGGCGCTGACCCTCAAGCTCACCCGGGACGTGCCGATCGACGAGATCACCGAGATCGTGGCGAACGGCACCGCGTGGGCGCAGGTGGTGCCGAACGAGAAGGAGGCGTCGATGCGCGACCTCACCCCGGTGGCCGCCTCCGGCACCCTGCAGATCCCCGTGGGGCGGCTGCGGAAGATGAAGATGGGCCCGGAGTACCTCTCGGCGTTCACGGTGGGCGACCAGCTGCTGTGGGGCGCCGCGGAGCCGCTGCGCCGCATGCTCATGATCGCGACCGGCAACCTCTGA
- a CDS encoding NUDIX hydrolase, producing the protein MSTDSPDRTAAWSTQDRAVTGPAAEVLAAGMLPWRQGADGLEVMVIHRPRYDDWSWPKGKLDPGETLPECAVRELAEEVRLDLRPGVPLAVTRYTLPARKGKGEVSKEVWYWAAEVAGQRAVPDGDEVDEVRWMSPDAARGILTNETDAEPLDALLELHRRGRLRTTPLLVLRHAKAKPRSSWSRAEQERPLAATGRRQALAVRDLVGVWAPERLVSSPWRRCVETLAPVVKHTRLPLKTKSAFTETTAREKPKRTRRAMRDLLGRRQPLVVCVHRPVIAALLAEIDGWAARPAGDVLRALPREDPHLRPGGVLVLHQGLDADGAVVAVEVYDPWDD; encoded by the coding sequence ATGTCCACCGACTCCCCTGACCGCACGGCCGCCTGGTCCACGCAGGACCGGGCCGTGACCGGTCCCGCCGCCGAGGTCCTGGCTGCCGGCATGCTCCCCTGGCGGCAGGGCGCCGACGGGCTCGAGGTCATGGTGATCCACCGCCCGCGCTACGACGACTGGTCCTGGCCGAAGGGCAAGCTGGACCCGGGTGAGACCCTGCCCGAGTGCGCGGTGCGCGAGCTCGCAGAGGAGGTGCGCCTCGACCTGCGGCCCGGAGTCCCCCTGGCGGTCACCCGCTACACCCTGCCCGCCCGCAAGGGCAAGGGCGAGGTGTCGAAGGAGGTCTGGTACTGGGCCGCCGAGGTGGCGGGCCAACGGGCCGTGCCGGACGGGGACGAGGTGGACGAGGTCCGCTGGATGTCCCCGGACGCGGCGCGCGGGATCCTGACGAACGAGACGGACGCGGAGCCCCTCGATGCGCTCCTGGAGCTGCACCGCCGAGGCCGCCTGCGGACCACGCCCCTGCTGGTGCTGCGTCATGCCAAGGCCAAACCCCGCTCCTCGTGGTCGCGGGCCGAGCAGGAGCGTCCGCTGGCCGCCACGGGGCGGCGCCAGGCGCTGGCGGTGCGGGACCTGGTGGGCGTGTGGGCACCAGAGCGACTGGTGTCCTCGCCCTGGCGGCGCTGTGTGGAGACCCTCGCCCCGGTGGTGAAGCACACCCGCCTGCCCCTGAAGACGAAGTCCGCGTTCACCGAGACGACGGCGCGGGAGAAGCCCAAGCGGACGCGCCGCGCGATGCGCGACCTGCTCGGACGCCGGCAGCCGCTCGTGGTGTGCGTGCACCGTCCCGTGATCGCCGCGCTCCTGGCGGAGATCGACGGGTGGGCGGCCCGGCCGGCGGGCGATGTGCTGCGGGCGCTGCCCCGCGAGGACCCGCACCTGCGTCCCGGCGGCGTCCTGGTCCTCCACCAGGGCCTCGACGCGGACGGCGCGGTCGTGGCCGTGGAGGTCTACGACCCCTGGGACGACTGA
- a CDS encoding GNAT family N-acetyltransferase — protein sequence MDTASTQQPEKIVHERLAVTRDPDRGRFEMRQDGRFIGFLGYTQDEVPAADGGEDETVVRLQHTIIDEAHSRQGYARALVTIVLDRLRAEGEKVSPECSYVEDYLRRYPEYRDMVREV from the coding sequence ATGGACACCGCATCGACGCAGCAGCCCGAGAAGATCGTCCACGAGCGCCTCGCCGTGACCCGCGACCCCGACCGCGGTCGGTTCGAGATGCGCCAGGACGGCCGGTTCATCGGCTTCCTCGGCTACACCCAGGACGAGGTCCCCGCGGCCGATGGCGGCGAGGACGAGACCGTGGTCCGCCTGCAGCACACGATCATCGACGAGGCCCACAGCCGCCAGGGCTACGCCCGCGCGCTGGTGACGATCGTCCTGGACCGGTTGCGCGCCGAGGGCGAGAAGGTCTCCCCCGAGTGCTCGTACGTGGAGGACTACCTGCGCCGCTACCCCGAGTACCGGGACATGGTGCGCGAGGTCTGA
- a CDS encoding GntR family transcriptional regulator yields the protein MSGPGPTPAREPALEVDLRSAVPPFEQIRAGVTALVQTGHLAPGAPLPSVRALAQDLGIAPGTVARAYRQLEAAGVVRTLRGRGTRVADSPPAPAADEVRAALAQAVRAAVAAGWDTDRIHSAVRDELDARRPD from the coding sequence GTGAGCGGCCCGGGCCCCACGCCGGCGCGCGAACCGGCACTGGAGGTGGACCTGCGCTCGGCCGTGCCGCCGTTCGAGCAGATCCGGGCCGGCGTCACGGCCCTCGTGCAGACCGGGCACCTGGCGCCGGGCGCCCCCCTGCCGTCGGTGCGCGCCCTGGCCCAGGACCTCGGGATCGCGCCGGGCACCGTGGCGCGCGCGTACCGGCAGTTGGAGGCGGCCGGCGTCGTGCGGACCCTCCGCGGCCGCGGCACCCGCGTGGCGGACTCCCCGCCCGCCCCCGCCGCGGACGAGGTGCGGGCGGCGCTGGCCCAGGCCGTGCGCGCCGCCGTCGCCGCGGGCTGGGACACCGACCGGATCCACAGCGCGGTGCGGGACGAGCTGGACGCCCGCCGTCCTGACTAG
- a CDS encoding FABP family protein encodes MATELPYDLTPELAPLSWLIGSWEGQGRLGDGTEGTEIFYQRVDFVEHGLPFLEYRAESWLCEADGTLVRPLTVESGFWQVDRPRQDGDVGPGMVPAGIVPPYRSAEDVEGLRGEDDAFRITATIVHPGSLAELYYGRIKGPQVQVVADSLLRGSAAGEYARATRMAGLVNGQLFWRWDSSPAETGPLEAHASAILDRMPDPSEGRLAPGAPRPRGERGQSPEQSA; translated from the coding sequence ATGGCCACTGAACTCCCGTACGACCTCACCCCCGAGCTCGCCCCGCTGTCCTGGCTGATCGGCAGCTGGGAGGGGCAGGGCCGTCTCGGCGACGGCACGGAGGGGACCGAGATCTTCTACCAGCGCGTCGACTTCGTCGAGCACGGGCTGCCCTTCCTCGAGTACCGCGCCGAGTCGTGGCTCTGCGAGGCCGACGGCACCCTGGTCCGCCCGCTCACGGTGGAGTCCGGCTTCTGGCAGGTGGACCGGCCCCGGCAGGACGGCGACGTCGGCCCGGGCATGGTTCCGGCCGGCATCGTGCCCCCCTACCGCTCCGCCGAGGACGTCGAGGGGCTGCGCGGCGAGGACGACGCCTTCCGCATCACGGCCACGATCGTCCACCCCGGGTCCCTCGCCGAGCTGTACTACGGACGGATCAAGGGCCCGCAGGTGCAGGTCGTCGCCGACTCCCTCCTGCGCGGCTCCGCCGCCGGCGAGTACGCCCGCGCCACCCGCATGGCGGGACTCGTGAACGGCCAGCTCTTCTGGCGCTGGGACTCCTCGCCCGCCGAGACCGGCCCCCTGGAGGCGCACGCCTCCGCGATCCTCGACCGCATGCCGGACCCGTCCGAGGGTCGGCTCGCCCCGGGTGCGCCCCGTCCGCGGGGGGAGCGCGGGCAGAGCCCGGAGCAGTCGGCGTGA